One Spinacia oleracea cultivar Varoflay chromosome 4, BTI_SOV_V1, whole genome shotgun sequence DNA segment encodes these proteins:
- the LOC110798640 gene encoding uncharacterized protein isoform X2, with the protein MSHKIVMNLYSYASKTIFRNIGETGRPPSSHSSTSLRDSPPFPSPPIHFSLSSVLPRRNGCFLASPSFWSPLMWFLLLLLLRYCLWCCFAFSFSFPVQSTIVVSNCRIRQPTTQLEAKLPYVVSSTNIDALERFGIREEQKFQFLGNCSAPSKP; encoded by the exons ATGAGTCATAAAATTGTAATGAACCTTTATTCCTATGCTTCCAAAACCATTTTTAGAAATATTGGGGAGACAGGGAGACCACCTTCCTCTCACTCCTCTACCTCTCTCCGCGATTCACCTCCCTTCCCTTCCCCTCCAattcatttttctctctcctctgtgtTGCCGCGCCGGAACGGCTGCTTCCTCGCCTCCCCTTCTTTCTGGTCGCCGCTGATGtggttcttgttgttgttgttgttgcgctATTGTTTATGGTGTTGCTTCGCTTTCTCGTTCTCGTTCCCAGTACAGTCGACGATCGTTGTCTCGAATTGCCGTATTCGACAACCCACCACTCAATTAG AAGCAAAACTACCTTATGTCGTTAGCAGCACAAATATTGATGCGTTGGAGAGGTTTGGTATTCGTGAAGAACAAAAGTTTCAATTCCTTGGAAA CTGTTCAGCACCATCAAAACCTTAG
- the LOC110798640 gene encoding uncharacterized protein isoform X1: MSHKIVMNLYSYASKTIFRNIGETGRPPSSHSSTSLRDSPPFPSPPIHFSLSSVLPRRNGCFLASPSFWSPLMWFLLLLLLRYCLWCCFAFSFSFPVQSTIVVSNCRIRQPTTQLVARILGDLVDKYEEMIENFHPGLGDHRWLLVTNFVDCKPCIKISDLPCGKMFERDGESV, from the exons ATGAGTCATAAAATTGTAATGAACCTTTATTCCTATGCTTCCAAAACCATTTTTAGAAATATTGGGGAGACAGGGAGACCACCTTCCTCTCACTCCTCTACCTCTCTCCGCGATTCACCTCCCTTCCCTTCCCCTCCAattcatttttctctctcctctgtgtTGCCGCGCCGGAACGGCTGCTTCCTCGCCTCCCCTTCTTTCTGGTCGCCGCTGATGtggttcttgttgttgttgttgttgcgctATTGTTTATGGTGTTGCTTCGCTTTCTCGTTCTCGTTCCCAGTACAGTCGACGATCGTTGTCTCGAATTGCCGTATTCGACAACCCACCACTCAATTAG TTGCACGGATATTGGGGGATTTGGTTGATAAATATGAGGAGATGATTGAGAATTTTCATCCAGGTTTGGGTGATCATAGGTGGCTGTTGGTCACCAATTTTGTGGATTGTAAGCCTTGCATCAAGATTAGTGATTTACCCTGTGGAAAGATGTTTGAAAGAGATGGAGAGAGCGTTTAA